In the genome of Streptomyces racemochromogenes, one region contains:
- a CDS encoding glycerol-3-phosphate dehydrogenase/oxidase, whose product MSTLQSVPALGTHPTSGANASRAETREQLSKATYDLLVIGGGILGTSVAWHAAQSGLRVAMVDAGDFAGATSSASSKLVHGGLRYLQTGAVKLVAENHHERRVLAKDVAPHLVNPLTFYLPVYKGGPVGAAKLGAGVFAYSALSAFGDGMGKVISPARAVADNPGLKTDNLKAVAVYYDHQMNDSRVAVMTVRAAVESGAVVLNHAEVTGLRMTRGRVSGAELKDRLDGTEFGVDARVVLNATGPWVDHLRRMEDKHAMPSIRLSKGAHIVMKRKSPWKAAMATPIDKYRITFALPWEDQLLLGTTDEVYEGDPADVRATEKDIEQILDEAAFSIKDADLDRSLMTYAFAGLRVLPGGPGGVEKAKRETVVSEGAGGMLSVAGGKWTTYRHIGRVVMDKLAKLPGSPLTDDMEPVKSLVRRVPLPGVANPNAVAHRLLVDREPGARMDPLTARHLASHYGSLAFDIARLANEDPALAERIHPDGPEIWAQVAYARDNEWAETVDDVLRRRTTVTVRGLDDEAVRARVEEMLGRKA is encoded by the coding sequence ATGAGCACCCTGCAGAGCGTTCCCGCCCTGGGCACGCACCCGACTTCCGGTGCCAACGCGAGCCGCGCGGAGACCCGTGAGCAGCTCTCGAAGGCCACGTACGACCTGCTGGTCATCGGCGGTGGGATCCTGGGCACCTCGGTGGCCTGGCACGCCGCCCAGTCGGGTCTGCGGGTTGCGATGGTGGACGCCGGCGACTTCGCCGGCGCCACCTCCTCGGCCTCCTCGAAGCTGGTCCACGGCGGTCTGCGCTACCTGCAGACCGGCGCGGTCAAGCTGGTGGCGGAGAACCACCACGAGCGGCGGGTGCTGGCCAAGGACGTGGCCCCGCACCTGGTCAACCCGCTCACCTTCTACCTGCCGGTCTACAAGGGCGGTCCGGTGGGTGCGGCCAAGCTGGGCGCGGGCGTCTTCGCCTACTCCGCCCTCTCGGCCTTCGGCGACGGCATGGGCAAGGTCATATCGCCGGCCCGTGCCGTCGCCGACAACCCCGGCCTCAAGACGGACAACCTCAAGGCCGTCGCGGTCTACTACGACCACCAGATGAACGACTCCCGCGTCGCCGTGATGACGGTCCGCGCGGCCGTCGAGTCCGGCGCGGTCGTCCTCAACCACGCCGAGGTCACCGGCCTGCGCATGACGCGCGGCCGGGTCAGCGGCGCCGAGCTCAAGGACCGCCTGGACGGCACCGAGTTCGGGGTCGACGCGCGCGTCGTGCTCAACGCCACCGGCCCGTGGGTGGACCACCTGCGGCGCATGGAAGACAAGCACGCGATGCCGTCGATCCGCCTCTCCAAGGGGGCGCACATCGTCATGAAGCGCAAGTCGCCGTGGAAGGCCGCCATGGCCACCCCGATCGACAAGTACCGCATCACCTTCGCCCTCCCGTGGGAGGACCAGCTGCTCCTCGGCACCACCGACGAGGTGTACGAGGGCGACCCGGCGGACGTGCGCGCCACCGAGAAGGACATCGAGCAGATCCTGGACGAGGCCGCGTTCTCCATCAAGGACGCCGACCTCGACCGCTCGCTGATGACGTACGCCTTCGCCGGCCTGCGCGTGCTCCCCGGCGGCCCCGGCGGCGTCGAGAAGGCCAAGCGCGAGACGGTCGTCTCCGAGGGCGCGGGCGGCATGCTGTCCGTGGCCGGCGGCAAGTGGACCACGTACCGGCACATCGGCCGCGTGGTCATGGACAAGCTCGCCAAGCTCCCGGGCAGCCCGCTGACCGACGACATGGAGCCGGTGAAGTCCCTCGTGCGCCGCGTCCCGCTGCCCGGTGTCGCCAACCCGAACGCGGTGGCGCACCGCCTGCTCGTGGACCGCGAGCCCGGCGCCCGCATGGACCCGCTGACCGCCCGCCACCTGGCCTCGCACTACGGCTCGCTCGCCTTCGACATCGCCCGCCTGGCGAACGAGGACCCGGCGCTGGCCGAGCGCATCCACCCGGACGGTCCGGAGATCTGGGCGCAGGTCGCCTACGCCCGTGACAACGAGTGGGCCGAGACGGTCGACGACGTGCTGCGCCGCCGTACGACGGTGACCGTCCGCGGCCTGGACGACGAGGCCGTACGGGCCCGCGTAGAGGAGATGCTGGGCCGCAAGGCATAG
- the glpK gene encoding glycerol kinase GlpK — protein MTSSTGPFIAAIDQGTTSSRCIVFDRDGRIVAVDQKEHEQIFPKPGWVEHDAVEIWTNVQEVVAGAIAKAEITAADVKAVGITNQRETTVLWDKNTGEPVHNALVWQDTRTDALCKELGRNVGQDRFRRETGLPLASYFAGPKVRWLLDNVEGLRERAEAGDILFGTMDSWVIWNLTGGAEGGAHVTDVTNASRTMLMNLHTLAWDEKIAESMGVPLNVLPEIKSSAEVYGHVKDGVLAGVPVASALGDQQAALFGQTCFAEGEAKSTYGTGTFMLMNTGDKIINSYSGLLTTVGYQIGDQKPVYALEGSIAVTGSLVQWMRDQMGMIKTAAEIETLALSVEDNGGAYFVPAFSGLFAPYWRSDARGVIAGLTRYVTKAHIARAVLEATAWQTREITDAMTKDSGVELSALKVDGGMTSNNLLMQTLSDFLDAPVVRPMVAETTCLGAAYAAGLAVGFWPDTDALRANWRRAAEWTPRMPADQRDREYKNWLKAVERSMGWIDDEDAS, from the coding sequence ATGACCAGCAGCACCGGCCCCTTCATCGCCGCGATCGACCAGGGCACCACCTCCTCCCGCTGCATCGTCTTCGACCGCGACGGCCGCATCGTGGCCGTCGACCAGAAGGAGCACGAGCAGATCTTCCCGAAGCCGGGCTGGGTCGAGCACGACGCCGTCGAGATCTGGACCAACGTCCAGGAGGTCGTCGCCGGGGCCATCGCCAAGGCCGAGATCACCGCCGCCGACGTCAAGGCGGTCGGCATCACCAACCAGCGCGAGACCACCGTCCTGTGGGACAAGAACACCGGCGAGCCGGTGCACAACGCGCTGGTCTGGCAGGACACCCGCACCGACGCCCTGTGCAAGGAGCTCGGCCGCAACGTCGGCCAGGACCGCTTCCGCCGCGAGACCGGCCTGCCGCTGGCGAGCTACTTCGCCGGTCCGAAGGTCCGCTGGCTGCTCGACAACGTCGAGGGCCTGCGCGAGCGCGCCGAGGCCGGCGACATCCTCTTCGGCACCATGGACTCCTGGGTCATCTGGAACCTCACCGGTGGCGCCGAGGGCGGTGCGCACGTCACGGACGTCACCAACGCCTCGCGCACCATGCTGATGAACCTGCACACCCTGGCCTGGGACGAGAAGATCGCGGAGTCGATGGGCGTCCCGCTCAACGTGCTCCCCGAGATCAAGTCCTCCGCCGAGGTCTACGGCCACGTCAAGGACGGCGTCCTGGCCGGCGTCCCGGTCGCCTCGGCGCTCGGTGACCAGCAGGCCGCCCTCTTCGGGCAGACCTGTTTCGCCGAGGGCGAGGCGAAGTCCACCTACGGCACCGGCACGTTCATGCTGATGAACACCGGCGACAAGATCATCAACTCCTACAGCGGCCTGCTGACCACGGTCGGCTACCAGATCGGCGACCAGAAGCCGGTCTACGCCCTGGAGGGCTCCATCGCCGTCACCGGCTCGCTCGTCCAGTGGATGCGCGACCAGATGGGCATGATCAAGACCGCCGCCGAGATCGAGACCCTCGCGCTCTCGGTCGAGGACAACGGCGGCGCCTACTTCGTGCCGGCCTTCTCCGGCCTCTTCGCCCCGTACTGGCGCTCCGACGCCCGCGGTGTGATCGCCGGCCTCACCCGGTACGTCACCAAGGCGCACATCGCCCGTGCCGTCCTGGAGGCCACCGCCTGGCAGACCCGCGAGATCACCGACGCCATGACCAAGGACTCCGGCGTCGAGCTGTCGGCCCTCAAGGTCGACGGCGGCATGACCTCCAACAACCTGCTGATGCAGACGCTCTCGGACTTCCTGGACGCCCCCGTGGTGCGCCCGATGGTCGCCGAGACCACCTGCCTCGGCGCCGCCTACGCCGCCGGCCTGGCCGTCGGCTTCTGGCCCGACACCGACGCCCTGCGCGCCAACTGGCGCCGCGCGGCGGAATGGACCCCGCGGATGCCCGCCGACCAGCGGGACCGCGAGTACAAGAACTGGCTCAAGGCCGTCGAGCGGTCCATGGGCTGGATCGACGACGAAGACGCCAGCTGA
- a CDS encoding MIP/aquaporin family protein produces MSSSDIFIGETIGTALLTLLGGGVCAALTLKSSKARGAGWLAITFGWGFAVLIAAYVSAPLSGAHLNPAVTVGIAVKTGEWGDVPVYFAGQLLGAMLGAVLMWVTYYGQFAAHLADPENIRDAKLGPEDPHPHDQAGPVLGIFSTGPEIRNVVQNLATEIIGTFVLVIAILTQGLQDGGKGLGVVGVLITSFVVVGIGLSLGGPTGYAINPVRDLGPRIVHALLPLPNKGGSDWGYSWIPVVGPLVGAALAGGLYNIAFA; encoded by the coding sequence GTGTCCAGCTCCGACATCTTCATCGGCGAGACCATCGGTACCGCCCTGCTCACACTGCTCGGCGGCGGCGTGTGCGCCGCCCTCACGCTCAAGAGCTCCAAGGCCCGCGGCGCGGGCTGGCTCGCGATCACCTTCGGCTGGGGCTTCGCGGTCCTGATCGCCGCCTACGTCTCCGCGCCGCTCTCCGGCGCGCACCTCAACCCGGCGGTCACCGTCGGCATCGCCGTGAAGACCGGCGAGTGGGGTGACGTCCCCGTCTACTTCGCGGGCCAGCTGCTGGGCGCCATGCTCGGCGCGGTCCTGATGTGGGTCACGTACTACGGCCAGTTCGCCGCGCACCTGGCGGACCCCGAGAACATCAGGGACGCCAAGCTCGGCCCCGAGGACCCGCACCCGCACGACCAGGCCGGCCCGGTGCTCGGCATCTTCTCGACCGGCCCCGAGATCCGCAACGTGGTCCAGAACCTCGCCACGGAGATCATCGGCACCTTCGTCCTGGTCATCGCGATCCTGACGCAGGGCCTCCAGGACGGCGGCAAGGGCCTCGGCGTCGTCGGCGTCCTGATCACCTCCTTCGTGGTCGTCGGCATAGGCCTCTCCCTCGGCGGTCCGACCGGCTACGCCATCAACCCGGTCCGCGACCTCGGTCCCCGCATAGTCCACGCCCTGCTCCCGCTGCCCAACAAGGGCGGCTCGGACTGGGGGTACTCCTGGATCCCGGTGGTCGGCCCGCTCGTCGGTGCCGCGCTCGCCGGCGGTCTGTACAACATCGCGTTCGCCTGA
- a CDS encoding IclR family transcriptional regulator, producing MARNIQSLERAAAMLRLLAGGERRLGLSDVASSLGLAKGTAHGILRTLQAEGFVEQDPASGRYQLGAELLRLGNSYLDVHELRARALVWTDDLARASGESVYVGVLHQSGVLIMHHVFRPDDSRQVLEVGAMQPLHSTALGKVLSAYDPVAHTEALDGEREAFTPRTVTDAAGFEGVLDLTRARGWASDVEETWEGVASVAAPIHDRRRMPVGAVAVAGAVERVCGESGEPRPALVASVRDCARSVSRDLGAGRF from the coding sequence ATGGCACGGAACATCCAGTCGCTCGAACGAGCCGCTGCGATGCTGCGGCTCCTGGCCGGCGGGGAACGCCGGCTGGGTCTCTCGGACGTGGCGTCCTCCCTTGGCCTGGCCAAGGGCACGGCTCACGGGATCCTGCGCACGTTGCAGGCCGAGGGTTTCGTGGAGCAGGACCCGGCTTCGGGGCGCTACCAGCTGGGCGCGGAGCTGCTGCGGCTGGGGAACAGCTACCTGGACGTGCACGAGCTGCGCGCCCGCGCGCTGGTGTGGACGGACGACCTGGCGCGGGCCAGCGGCGAGAGCGTGTACGTGGGGGTGCTGCACCAGAGCGGGGTGCTGATCATGCACCACGTGTTCCGGCCGGACGACAGCCGTCAGGTGCTGGAGGTGGGGGCGATGCAGCCGCTGCACTCCACGGCCCTGGGCAAGGTGCTGTCCGCCTACGACCCGGTGGCGCACACGGAGGCCCTGGACGGGGAGCGGGAGGCCTTCACGCCCCGCACGGTGACCGACGCGGCGGGTTTCGAGGGCGTGCTGGACCTGACCCGGGCGCGGGGCTGGGCGTCGGACGTCGAGGAGACCTGGGAGGGGGTCGCCTCGGTGGCCGCCCCCATCCACGACCGGCGCCGGATGCCGGTGGGCGCGGTTGCCGTCGCGGGCGCCGTGGAGCGGGTCTGCGGGGAGTCCGGGGAGCCCCGGCCGGCCCTGGTGGCCTCCGTACGGGACTGCGCGCGGTCGGTTTCGCGCGATCTCGGCGCGGGCCGGTTCTGA
- a CDS encoding HAD family hydrolase — protein sequence MTSTVPAPVARTADGHALQAVLLDMDGTLVDTEGFWWEIEEQIFLELGHRLEESWRDVVVGGPMSRSASFLIERTGAAIGLAELSVLLNERFEARIADRVPLMPGAERLLSELARHNVPTALVSASHRRVIDQVLLTLGRDRFTLTVAGDEVPRTKPHPDPYLLAAGTLGAHPSRCAVIEDTATGVAAAEAAGCRVVAVPSVGVIAPAPGRTIVRSLEDVDLPFLRSLITTMN from the coding sequence ATGACCAGCACCGTTCCCGCACCCGTCGCCCGCACGGCCGACGGGCACGCCCTGCAGGCGGTGCTGCTGGACATGGACGGCACCCTCGTCGACACCGAGGGCTTCTGGTGGGAGATCGAGGAACAGATCTTCCTGGAGCTAGGCCACCGCCTGGAGGAGTCCTGGCGGGACGTGGTCGTCGGCGGTCCCATGAGCCGCAGCGCGTCCTTCCTCATCGAGCGGACCGGGGCCGCCATCGGCCTCGCCGAGCTGAGTGTCCTGCTCAACGAGCGGTTCGAGGCCCGCATCGCCGACCGGGTCCCCCTGATGCCCGGCGCCGAGCGCCTGCTGAGCGAGCTGGCCCGGCACAACGTGCCCACCGCCCTGGTCTCCGCCTCGCACCGCCGCGTCATCGACCAGGTGCTGCTCACCCTCGGCCGCGACCGCTTCACGCTGACGGTCGCCGGCGACGAGGTACCCCGTACGAAGCCCCACCCCGACCCGTACCTGCTCGCGGCCGGCACCCTCGGCGCGCACCCCTCGCGCTGCGCCGTCATCGAGGACACCGCCACCGGGGTCGCCGCCGCCGAGGCGGCCGGCTGCCGCGTCGTGGCCGTCCCCTCCGTCGGCGTCATCGCGCCCGCGCCCGGCCGGACCATCGTGCGCTCGCTCGAGGACGTGGACCTCCCCTTCCTGCGCTCGCTCATCACTACGATGAACTGA
- a CDS encoding ABC transporter substrate-binding protein yields MNRKTMVLTAAIGLLTPALSACGSASGGGAASGAIVVGTTDRFEAADYAPAPFDPAYAYDAGAWNILRQTVQTLVHTPRGGGQPVPEAASDCRFTDTGNESYRCTLRPGLKFASGDPVTAKDVKFSIDRVRAIKDENGPSALLSTLDTVETKGTDTVVFHLKTADATFPYKLATPAAGIVSEKNYEAKKLRPGFTVDGSGPYTMKAEVKDNHLVRAVFTKNPNYKGDIKPQNDKVELRTFDDSATMGKALTDGKIHVVSRTLSPAQIAEFAKTPPKGVKLTPMPGLEIRYIGFNTDAPTVSNKAVRQALAAAVDRNNVISKVYGKSAQPLYSLVPTAVPGHVNSFYNKYGEANTAKAADILKAAGVKPPVKLTLNYTTDHYGDGTAAEFDALKAQLNSTQLFDITVQGNEWGTFRPAQKKGDYAAYGLGWFPDYPDPDNFLAPFLEQDNFLGTPYANTAVRTRLIPESRRAADRNVAVPAITEMQDIVADDVPVLPLWQGKQYVAARDGITGVEWSVNAISDLQLWELGRGVSG; encoded by the coding sequence ATGAACCGCAAGACCATGGTGCTGACGGCCGCGATCGGCCTGCTCACCCCCGCGCTGTCCGCATGCGGCAGCGCGAGCGGCGGAGGAGCAGCGTCCGGAGCGATCGTCGTCGGCACCACCGACCGGTTCGAGGCCGCCGACTACGCTCCCGCCCCCTTCGACCCCGCCTACGCCTACGACGCCGGCGCCTGGAACATCCTGCGCCAGACCGTCCAGACGCTCGTGCACACCCCGCGCGGCGGCGGCCAGCCCGTCCCCGAAGCCGCCTCCGACTGCCGCTTCACCGACACCGGCAACGAGAGCTACCGCTGCACCCTGCGGCCCGGCCTGAAGTTCGCCAGTGGCGACCCGGTCACCGCCAAGGACGTCAAGTTCTCCATCGACCGCGTCCGCGCGATCAAGGACGAGAACGGCCCCTCCGCCCTCCTCTCCACCCTCGACACCGTCGAGACCAAGGGCACCGACACCGTCGTCTTCCACCTCAAGACCGCCGACGCGACCTTCCCGTACAAGCTCGCCACCCCCGCCGCGGGCATCGTCAGCGAGAAGAACTACGAGGCCAAGAAGCTCCGCCCCGGCTTCACCGTCGACGGCTCCGGCCCCTACACGATGAAGGCCGAAGTCAAGGACAACCACCTCGTCCGCGCCGTCTTCACCAAGAACCCGAACTACAAGGGCGACATCAAACCGCAGAACGACAAGGTCGAACTGCGCACCTTCGACGACTCCGCCACCATGGGCAAGGCGCTCACCGACGGGAAGATCCACGTGGTCTCCCGCACCCTGTCGCCCGCCCAGATCGCCGAGTTCGCCAAGACTCCCCCCAAGGGCGTCAAGCTCACCCCGATGCCCGGCCTCGAAATCCGCTACATCGGCTTCAACACCGACGCCCCGACCGTCAGCAACAAGGCCGTGCGCCAGGCCCTCGCCGCCGCCGTCGACCGCAACAACGTCATCTCCAAGGTCTACGGCAAGTCCGCGCAGCCCCTGTACTCGCTCGTCCCCACCGCCGTGCCCGGCCACGTCAACTCGTTCTACAACAAGTACGGCGAGGCCAACACCGCCAAGGCCGCCGACATCCTCAAGGCCGCCGGGGTCAAGCCCCCCGTCAAGCTCACCCTGAACTACACCACGGACCACTACGGCGACGGCACCGCCGCCGAGTTCGACGCCCTCAAGGCCCAGCTGAACTCCACCCAGCTGTTCGACATCACCGTCCAGGGCAACGAGTGGGGCACCTTCCGCCCCGCCCAGAAGAAGGGCGACTACGCCGCCTACGGGCTCGGCTGGTTCCCCGACTACCCGGACCCCGACAACTTCCTCGCCCCGTTCCTGGAGCAGGACAACTTCCTGGGCACGCCGTACGCCAACACCGCGGTGCGCACCAGGCTCATCCCCGAATCCCGCCGCGCGGCCGACCGCAACGTCGCCGTGCCCGCGATCACGGAGATGCAGGACATCGTCGCCGACGACGTCCCCGTCCTGCCCCTGTGGCAGGGCAAGCAGTACGTCGCCGCACGCGACGGGATCACCGGAGTGGAATGGTCGGTCAACGCCATCTCCGACCTCCAGCTGTGGGAACTCGGCCGGGGTGTCAGCGGCTGA